In one window of Ruminococcus albus AD2013 DNA:
- a CDS encoding folate family ECF transporter S component → MQTNNSAAKNNIRVFGTVAVMTASAILAALSIILGKFLSIPVGNSIRIGFENLPIVIASILFGPVIGAATAVAADIVGCILHGYPINPIITVGALCIGLISGYVYRQIAKNDTEHISTDRSMHWVKIFISVVAAYAIGLMVIKSLGLYIAYGTPFQTIVFRVITASVSAIIDATIVWALMQNKSFMKEIGRIIKR, encoded by the coding sequence ATGCAGACAAACAATTCAGCAGCAAAAAACAACATCAGGGTATTCGGAACAGTGGCTGTTATGACAGCTTCGGCTATACTTGCAGCCCTCAGTATCATACTGGGCAAATTTCTCTCTATCCCTGTCGGCAACAGTATACGCATAGGTTTTGAAAATCTGCCCATAGTAATTGCATCCATCTTATTCGGACCTGTGATCGGTGCTGCAACAGCGGTCGCGGCGGATATCGTAGGCTGTATACTCCATGGATATCCTATCAATCCCATAATAACTGTGGGTGCACTTTGCATAGGTCTTATCTCGGGTTATGTTTACAGACAGATAGCTAAAAACGACACAGAGCACATAAGCACAGACAGAAGTATGCATTGGGTGAAGATATTCATAAGCGTTGTCGCCGCCTATGCTATCGGTTTAATGGTCATCAAGTCGCTGGGTCTGTATATTGCATACGGCACACCTTTCCAGACCATTGTGTTCCGTGTTATCACCGCATCTGTCAGTGCAATTATCGATGCGACAATAGTATGGGCGCTCATGCAGAATAAGAGCTTTATGAAAGAGATCGGCAGGATAATAAAAAGATGA
- a CDS encoding bifunctional folylpolyglutamate synthase/dihydrofolate synthase, translated as MTYEQTLGYLRKAATRGSVLGLDRVKELLHLLGDPQEKLKIIHISGTNGKGSFAAMLSSVLRCSGYRTGSFCSPAMTGVTDSYRINGAEISKDRFADLIGTIVPIAESMAEKPTEFEVIAAAAYLLFAEENCDIAVVECGMGGDGDATNVMKAPLLSVITNVALDHCGFLGSTTAEIAGHKAGIIKQDCPAYFGGKDSDALAVISKRAEQLGAPLALYDDSPLSDISYSLDGISFRWKGENYMVPLCGTYQRDNIVNLMCCVDILRKHGMTIDTDSLRKGLAETVWQGRFEVMYRDPYVVYDGAHNPDGIAKAAESIEMYFPDKAVLLIGVMADKDYRLYADMLGRFIEKVYTVTPDNPRALNSAALAEVFADKNIAAESFEYLPDGVSAAYEHAKEKGLPLIALGSLYMYREFREAMKLILDKTIST; from the coding sequence ATGACATATGAACAAACTCTAGGATATCTGAGAAAAGCCGCAACGAGAGGCAGTGTTCTGGGTCTTGACCGTGTAAAAGAACTGCTTCATCTGTTGGGCGACCCTCAGGAAAAGTTAAAAATAATACATATCTCGGGCACAAACGGCAAAGGTTCATTTGCGGCTATGCTGTCTTCGGTACTGCGCTGTTCGGGATACAGGACAGGCAGTTTCTGTTCGCCTGCTATGACAGGCGTGACAGACAGTTACCGTATAAACGGCGCTGAAATATCAAAAGATCGCTTTGCAGATCTTATCGGCACTATTGTGCCAATTGCGGAATCCATGGCTGAAAAGCCAACAGAATTTGAAGTTATCGCCGCAGCCGCATATCTGCTTTTTGCAGAAGAAAACTGCGATATCGCTGTGGTGGAATGCGGCATGGGAGGCGACGGCGACGCGACCAACGTTATGAAAGCTCCCCTGCTGTCGGTCATAACCAATGTTGCACTTGACCACTGCGGATTTCTTGGCAGTACAACAGCCGAGATAGCAGGTCACAAGGCGGGCATAATCAAGCAGGACTGTCCCGCTTATTTCGGCGGAAAAGACAGCGATGCTCTCGCCGTGATATCAAAACGTGCGGAACAGCTTGGCGCACCTCTGGCTCTGTATGATGACAGTCCGCTTTCAGATATCTCATACAGCCTTGACGGTATATCCTTCCGATGGAAGGGAGAAAACTACATGGTACCTCTGTGCGGCACATATCAGCGCGATAACATCGTCAACCTTATGTGCTGTGTGGATATACTAAGAAAACATGGTATGACCATAGATACCGACAGCCTTCGCAAAGGTCTTGCAGAGACCGTATGGCAGGGCAGATTCGAGGTAATGTACCGCGATCCTTATGTTGTATACGACGGTGCCCATAATCCCGACGGCATTGCAAAGGCGGCAGAAAGTATTGAGATGTACTTTCCAGACAAGGCAGTTCTGCTTATCGGCGTTATGGCTGATAAGGATTACAGGCTTTATGCGGATATGCTGGGCAGGTTTATAGAAAAAGTGTACACCGTTACTCCTGACAATCCAAGGGCACTGAACAGTGCCGCCCTTGCGGAAGTTTTCGCCGATAAGAACATAGCTGCCGAAAGCTTTGAATATCTCCCCGACGGAGTTTCAGCCGCTTACGAACACGCAAAAGAAAAAGGCTTGCCCCTGATCGCACTCGGCTCGCTTTATATGTACCGTGAATTCAGGGAAGCTATGAAGCTTATACTTGATAAAACGATCAGCACATAA
- a CDS encoding family 43 glycosylhydrolase, whose protein sequence is MKISSNVKKLTTAALAGAMLFSQSAFPSDVATSANAEESYYYYDTFEDSSDNWEVRGAGELTLSGRHPFAGTNALLIKDRTSAWQGLQKTLDTSYFIPGQSYSFSVHVDYEDGESQQTFLLSLQYTDSTGTVNYAHIAEGTASRGQWMELSNPSFQLPDDASDMILYVETVDVTGNFYIDEAKVVSVGGSGSSSKPKRDGRGDVNFDGDIDVMDLLLAKRGLIRGFEDTNSEKAADVDKSGEVNSDDISALQDYILGKIDKFPTVYKIDLTEMASKFGYVNLEKCYKKDSENNPLISQYFGADPGVMEYNGRVYIFMTDDHLLYSNGKVKDIEYSSINCLRCISSDDLVNWTDHGLINAAGSNGLCKWGGNSWAPTACHKKINGKEKFFLYFANGGNGIAVLEADSPTGPWKDPIGKALISRQTPNCGNVEWLFDPAVLVDDDGTGYLYFGGGVPNSQYAHPKTARCVKLSDNMTSIVGTPQAIDAPYLFEDSGIHKFNGKYYYSYCSNFNTGGNQYGLTGGAINYMVSSSPLGPFTYKGEAFKGIGTFFGTGGNNHHTFFKFNNQWYLTYHAQYLQDSMGLKGGYRSTHIDKVNINSDGTIQAVTGTKKGLSQIKSFDPYKTQRAATFSHQGGITISGSGNSIVQAKKGSWYRVQGVDCGSNAQNLTLKASSSTGCIVKVCTGSASGKAVTYVEIPAGSSMQEITVPVVDLSGKNDLYFVFNNNASVDSWSLS, encoded by the coding sequence ATGAAAATCAGCTCGAATGTTAAAAAGCTGACTACCGCGGCTTTAGCGGGTGCTATGCTTTTTTCACAATCAGCATTCCCGTCAGATGTTGCTACAAGCGCAAATGCCGAGGAAAGCTATTACTACTATGATACGTTTGAGGACAGCAGTGATAACTGGGAAGTCAGAGGCGCAGGCGAGTTAACGCTCAGCGGCAGACATCCTTTTGCCGGAACCAACGCTCTTCTCATAAAAGACCGTACAAGTGCATGGCAAGGCCTTCAGAAAACTCTTGATACCTCGTATTTCATACCCGGTCAGAGCTACAGCTTCAGCGTACACGTAGACTATGAAGATGGCGAGAGCCAGCAGACCTTCCTGCTCTCACTGCAGTACACCGATTCTACCGGTACTGTAAACTACGCTCACATAGCTGAGGGCACAGCTTCCCGCGGACAGTGGATGGAGCTTTCAAACCCCAGTTTCCAGCTTCCCGATGATGCAAGCGATATGATACTCTATGTTGAGACCGTTGATGTCACAGGCAATTTCTATATCGATGAAGCAAAGGTCGTAAGTGTAGGCGGTTCAGGCAGCAGTTCAAAGCCTAAGCGCGACGGCAGAGGCGATGTCAATTTTGACGGCGATATAGATGTTATGGATCTTCTTCTTGCCAAGCGCGGACTGATAAGAGGATTCGAGGATACGAATTCCGAAAAGGCTGCCGATGTTGACAAGAGCGGTGAAGTAAACAGCGATGATATCAGCGCACTTCAGGATTATATCCTGGGCAAGATAGACAAGTTCCCGACAGTATATAAGATAGATCTCACAGAAATGGCAAGTAAGTTCGGTTATGTAAATCTTGAAAAATGCTATAAGAAGGATAGCGAGAACAATCCTCTGATATCCCAGTATTTCGGCGCAGATCCCGGAGTAATGGAATACAACGGCAGAGTATACATCTTTATGACAGATGACCATCTGCTGTACAGCAACGGCAAGGTCAAGGACATCGAGTACAGTTCCATAAACTGCCTGAGATGTATTTCTTCCGATGACCTTGTAAACTGGACAGATCACGGCCTCATCAATGCTGCAGGTTCTAACGGTCTCTGCAAATGGGGCGGAAATTCCTGGGCACCTACTGCCTGCCATAAGAAGATCAACGGCAAGGAGAAGTTCTTCCTTTACTTTGCAAACGGCGGCAACGGAATAGCTGTACTGGAAGCTGACAGCCCCACAGGTCCCTGGAAAGATCCTATCGGCAAGGCACTGATCTCCCGTCAGACTCCTAACTGCGGCAACGTTGAATGGCTGTTTGACCCCGCTGTACTGGTCGATGACGACGGCACAGGCTACCTGTACTTCGGCGGCGGTGTTCCCAACTCACAGTACGCTCATCCTAAGACTGCAAGATGCGTAAAGCTCAGCGATAATATGACTTCTATCGTTGGTACACCTCAGGCAATCGATGCGCCTTATCTCTTTGAGGACAGCGGTATACACAAGTTCAACGGCAAGTACTATTACAGCTACTGCTCTAATTTCAACACCGGCGGAAATCAGTATGGCCTGACAGGCGGCGCTATCAACTATATGGTCAGCAGCAGTCCTCTCGGCCCCTTCACCTACAAGGGCGAAGCATTCAAGGGCATAGGTACATTCTTCGGCACAGGCGGAAACAACCACCACACATTCTTCAAGTTCAACAATCAGTGGTACCTGACATACCATGCACAGTACTTACAGGACAGCATGGGACTCAAGGGCGGATACCGCAGCACTCATATCGACAAGGTGAACATCAATTCCGATGGTACTATACAGGCTGTTACAGGCACTAAGAAGGGTTTGAGCCAGATCAAGTCCTTTGATCCATACAAGACTCAGCGTGCAGCTACATTTTCGCATCAGGGTGGCATCACCATCAGCGGCAGCGGAAACTCTATCGTACAGGCCAAGAAGGGCAGCTGGTACCGTGTTCAGGGCGTTGACTGCGGAAGCAACGCTCAGAACCTGACACTCAAGGCTTCTTCAAGCACAGGCTGTATCGTAAAGGTATGCACGGGCAGTGCAAGCGGAAAAGCAGTTACATATGTTGAGATACCCGCAGGTTCTTCCATGCAGGAAATCACCGTTCCTGTTGTAGATCTCAGCGGCAAGAACGATCTCTATTTCGTATTCAATAACAATGCATCTGTAGATAGTTGGAGTCTCAGCTAA
- a CDS encoding glycoside hydrolase family 5 protein, with protein MLKKLISGLTAAASACTIVLAPASGIAEKSAAVIPASAATADSYHDDWLHVNENAEVVDMNGNPVWMTGCNWFGYNVGSQVFDGVWSLNMHQALNEIADHGFNLLRVPMSTEILLQWKNRKPDPIIKLNEWKNPELTLEGVEGGTPMYSFDIWNKAVEWCRENGIKIMMDVHCATTNAAGHNYALWYDSNYSEKDWLDALAWFADYYKDDDTIIAIDLKNEPHGKKDDGIFAKWDGSSDANNWRYAAEKGAKACLDKNPNLLIMVEGIEVYPKFEKGFDWNSGSTDYAHYGDPDYQPYHGAWWGGNFRGARDYPVNLGKYQSQLVYSPHDYGPLVYEQSWFHLQGKGPNYTSYKFDRKSLLKEYWYDSWAFLVEEKISPLLMGEWGGRIDSVNDPSGANKHWMEVLRDYMIEKRIHHTFWCFNENSSDTGGLIASDGNWDHWDEEKYEFVKPSLWQDEKGKFISLDHKIKLGKSGNGISLSDYYSTSHSDPDPDPDPQPQNNDYPKNVKVNYSTQYHQVQFIWDKVQGADKYGIAVYLAGKWRVQTSNITTNNYVTPKNLTPGMTYKVAVAARVNGKWNTTDPIKNAITVTIK; from the coding sequence ATGTTAAAAAAACTGATCTCAGGGCTGACCGCTGCAGCATCTGCCTGCACGATAGTCCTCGCTCCGGCTTCAGGGATAGCCGAAAAAAGCGCTGCTGTAATTCCTGCATCCGCAGCAACTGCTGATTCCTATCACGATGACTGGCTGCACGTAAACGAAAATGCCGAAGTAGTTGATATGAACGGTAATCCTGTATGGATGACAGGCTGCAACTGGTTCGGATATAACGTTGGAAGTCAGGTATTCGACGGCGTATGGAGCCTGAATATGCATCAGGCGCTCAACGAGATAGCAGACCACGGCTTCAATCTGCTTCGTGTACCCATGTCCACCGAGATACTTCTGCAGTGGAAAAACCGCAAGCCCGATCCTATCATCAAGCTGAACGAATGGAAGAATCCCGAGCTCACACTTGAAGGTGTCGAAGGCGGTACTCCCATGTACAGCTTTGATATCTGGAACAAGGCTGTGGAATGGTGCAGAGAGAACGGTATCAAGATAATGATGGACGTTCACTGCGCTACTACCAATGCCGCAGGTCATAACTACGCACTGTGGTACGACAGCAACTACAGCGAGAAGGACTGGCTCGATGCACTGGCATGGTTCGCTGACTACTACAAGGACGATGATACGATCATCGCCATCGACCTCAAGAACGAGCCCCATGGCAAAAAGGACGATGGTATCTTTGCTAAATGGGACGGCTCCAGCGATGCCAACAACTGGCGTTATGCCGCTGAAAAGGGCGCTAAAGCCTGCCTCGATAAGAACCCTAACCTCCTCATAATGGTAGAGGGCATAGAGGTTTATCCTAAGTTTGAAAAGGGCTTCGACTGGAATTCGGGTTCCACCGATTATGCTCATTACGGCGATCCCGATTATCAGCCTTACCACGGCGCATGGTGGGGCGGCAACTTCCGCGGCGCAAGGGATTATCCTGTAAACCTCGGCAAGTATCAGAGCCAGCTGGTATACTCACCCCATGACTACGGTCCTCTGGTTTACGAGCAATCATGGTTCCACCTGCAGGGTAAGGGTCCTAACTATACAAGCTATAAATTCGACAGAAAATCTCTGCTTAAAGAGTACTGGTATGATTCATGGGCTTTCCTTGTTGAAGAGAAGATCTCTCCCCTGCTGATGGGCGAATGGGGCGGACGTATCGACTCTGTCAACGATCCCTCGGGTGCAAACAAGCACTGGATGGAAGTTCTCCGTGACTATATGATAGAAAAGCGTATCCACCACACCTTCTGGTGCTTCAACGAAAATTCCAGCGATACAGGCGGACTTATCGCCAGCGACGGCAACTGGGATCACTGGGACGAAGAGAAGTATGAATTCGTTAAGCCCTCGCTCTGGCAGGACGAAAAGGGAAAATTCATCAGTCTTGACCATAAGATAAAGCTTGGTAAGTCCGGAAATGGTATATCCCTCAGCGATTATTATTCCACTTCACATTCCGATCCTGATCCCGATCCGGATCCTCAGCCTCAGAATAATGATTATCCTAAGAACGTTAAGGTCAATTACAGCACACAGTATCACCAGGTACAGTTTATCTGGGATAAAGTTCAGGGCGCTGACAAGTACGGCATCGCTGTATACCTGGCAGGAAAATGGAGAGTACAGACTTCCAATATCACAACTAACAACTATGTAACTCCCAAGAACCTGACACCCGGCATGACCTACAAGGTTGCAGTTGCTGCAAGAGTGAACGGCAAGTGGAACACCACAGACCCCATCAAGAACGCAATAACTGTTACTATTAAGTAA
- the cooS gene encoding anaerobic carbon-monoxide dehydrogenase catalytic subunit has translation MSENKHKHCHEHEHHHEHHHEHDHHSPAHIHSHRNIIGFDEHGIPTVILKASHSEGEADDPQAFIRDYMNAVTEYKKTFPSKQDVIDQTPDPAVREMLLRMEQLGIDTAFDRFDKQKPQCNFGLAGICCKICNMGPCRITAKSPKGICGADADLIVARNLLRSAAAGAAQHGMHAREVMLALKWAAEGKLDVPIMGEQKIRSTAEAFGIKQKNRQLKNVAKDLADALLEDMSRSVPGEYKTISACAVPERQEVWKDLDILPISAYHEVFEAYHKSGCATDGDWKSVMQQFLRCGLAFTFSGVVGASIATDSLFGVGDRVTSKVNIGALEKGYVNIAVHGHLPLLVSQIVEAGKREDLIELAKKAGAKGIRFYGICCSGLSAMYRYAGVIPLSNAVSAELVLGTGALDLWVADVQDVFPSIMEVAHCFKTTVVTTSESARLPGAERYEYDHHHSNIGETKALAEKIVRRAIESFEARKGIPVYIPPYEVEAEVGFSVEYIHKRFGSMKPLAEAIKDGRILGIVNMVGCNNPKVLYEKCIVDVADVLLKNNVLIISNGCASFPLMKLGYCAVSGKEKAGESLREFLEPDLPPVWHVGECIDNTRSSGIFAGVAGALGHKMYEMPFAFSSPEWGNEKGIDAALGFRLNGISSYHCVEAQIYGSKNVIEFLKYGTLETLGSSMNVDTDPVKLGEKIVADMKAKRKALGWDK, from the coding sequence ATGAGCGAGAATAAACATAAACACTGTCACGAGCATGAGCATCATCATGAACATCATCACGAACATGACCATCATTCGCCTGCACATATCCATTCACACAGAAACATCATCGGCTTTGATGAACACGGTATCCCTACTGTGATATTAAAAGCAAGCCATAGTGAGGGTGAGGCTGATGATCCGCAGGCATTCATCAGGGATTATATGAACGCTGTTACCGAGTATAAAAAGACTTTTCCCAGCAAGCAGGACGTCATCGATCAGACCCCAGACCCTGCTGTAAGGGAAATGTTGCTGCGCATGGAACAGCTTGGTATAGATACTGCGTTCGACCGCTTTGATAAGCAGAAACCTCAGTGTAATTTCGGTCTGGCAGGCATATGCTGTAAGATATGCAATATGGGACCATGTCGTATAACTGCGAAATCCCCAAAGGGTATCTGCGGTGCTGATGCAGACCTCATCGTTGCAAGAAATCTTCTCCGTTCCGCTGCGGCAGGTGCTGCACAGCATGGTATGCACGCGAGAGAAGTAATGCTTGCACTGAAATGGGCGGCAGAGGGCAAGCTTGATGTTCCCATAATGGGCGAACAGAAGATACGTTCAACGGCGGAAGCTTTCGGCATAAAGCAGAAGAACCGTCAGCTGAAAAATGTTGCCAAAGATCTTGCGGACGCACTGCTGGAAGATATGTCAAGATCGGTGCCCGGTGAGTACAAGACCATATCAGCCTGTGCTGTTCCTGAAAGACAGGAAGTATGGAAAGATCTGGATATCCTGCCCATAAGCGCATATCATGAAGTTTTTGAAGCTTATCACAAATCCGGATGTGCGACCGACGGCGACTGGAAGTCGGTAATGCAGCAGTTTTTGAGATGTGGTCTGGCGTTCACATTCTCGGGAGTTGTAGGTGCATCTATCGCAACGGACAGCCTTTTCGGCGTAGGCGACAGAGTGACTTCAAAGGTCAATATCGGTGCGCTTGAAAAGGGATATGTTAATATCGCGGTACATGGTCATCTGCCTCTGCTTGTAAGCCAGATAGTTGAAGCAGGAAAGCGTGAAGACCTGATAGAACTCGCCAAAAAAGCAGGTGCAAAGGGCATACGTTTTTACGGCATATGCTGTTCGGGGCTTTCGGCTATGTACAGATATGCAGGAGTTATCCCGCTTTCAAATGCTGTATCAGCTGAACTGGTACTGGGAACAGGCGCACTTGATCTCTGGGTGGCTGATGTTCAGGACGTATTCCCGTCCATCATGGAAGTTGCACACTGCTTCAAGACCACTGTTGTTACTACCAGTGAGTCAGCGAGACTTCCCGGTGCTGAACGATATGAATACGATCATCATCATTCAAATATCGGCGAAACAAAGGCGCTTGCCGAAAAGATCGTTCGCCGTGCTATCGAAAGCTTTGAAGCAAGAAAGGGTATACCAGTTTACATACCGCCATATGAGGTGGAAGCAGAAGTCGGTTTCTCGGTGGAATATATCCACAAGCGTTTCGGCAGCATGAAGCCCCTTGCGGAAGCTATAAAGGACGGCAGGATACTGGGTATCGTGAACATGGTGGGATGTAACAATCCCAAGGTGCTGTACGAAAAGTGCATCGTAGATGTGGCTGATGTTCTGCTGAAAAACAATGTTCTGATAATCTCCAACGGCTGTGCTTCTTTCCCGCTTATGAAGCTGGGATACTGTGCTGTATCGGGCAAAGAGAAAGCAGGAGAGAGCCTGAGAGAGTTCCTTGAACCCGACCTGCCCCCTGTATGGCACGTGGGAGAATGTATCGATAATACACGTTCATCGGGAATATTTGCAGGAGTTGCAGGTGCGCTGGGCCATAAGATGTATGAGATGCCTTTTGCATTTTCATCGCCTGAATGGGGCAACGAAAAGGGCATAGATGCGGCACTGGGATTCAGGCTGAACGGTATAAGCTCATATCACTGTGTTGAAGCACAGATATACGGTTCAAAGAATGTTATCGAGTTCCTGAAATACGGTACTTTGGAGACACTGGGTTCGTCCATGAATGTTGATACAGACCCTGTAAAGCTGGGCGAGAAGATAGTTGCTGATATGAAAGCCAAGAGAAAAGCGCTTGGCTGGGATAAATAA
- a CDS encoding ABC transporter ATP-binding protein — MYIEVKDACKNYVQDGKKFVALDNVSLSIDKGEFICLLGPSGCGKSTLLNALAGFEKVNSGTVTIDGKEVTSPSINNITIFQNYGLLPWRNVQKNVELGLESKKVPKSERAEIAKKYLELVGLSGYEKRYPRQLSGGQQQRVAIARGLAVDPDIIFMDEPFGALDAITRMKLQEDILRISHEEKKTIIFVTHDIEEAVFLADRIVVMMADPGRIKSIVKVPLGEHRNRTGENFLYVRDRIFELFNMKTDEYIEYYI, encoded by the coding sequence TGCCTGCAAGAATTATGTTCAGGACGGCAAAAAGTTTGTTGCACTGGATAACGTTTCTCTCAGCATTGACAAGGGAGAATTTATATGCCTTCTGGGACCTTCCGGCTGTGGAAAAAGTACACTTCTGAACGCGCTGGCAGGGTTTGAAAAGGTCAACAGCGGTACTGTTACGATTGACGGAAAGGAAGTAACTTCACCCTCGATCAACAACATAACCATCTTCCAGAATTACGGACTTCTCCCCTGGAGAAATGTTCAGAAAAATGTGGAACTGGGACTTGAATCAAAAAAAGTTCCCAAGTCCGAGCGTGCGGAAATTGCGAAGAAGTACCTTGAACTGGTGGGGCTGAGCGGGTATGAAAAGCGCTATCCCAGACAGCTTTCGGGTGGACAGCAGCAGAGAGTTGCCATAGCAAGAGGTCTTGCGGTTGACCCCGATATCATATTCATGGACGAACCATTCGGTGCCCTTGATGCTATCACAAGAATGAAGCTTCAGGAGGATATCCTAAGGATATCCCACGAGGAGAAAAAGACTATCATATTTGTTACCCACGATATCGAAGAAGCAGTATTTCTTGCTGACAGGATAGTTGTGATGATGGCAGACCCCGGCAGGATAAAGAGTATCGTAAAAGTCCCTCTTGGCGAACACCGAAACAGGACAGGTGAGAACTTTTTATACGTCCGTGACCGTATATTTGAACTTTTCAATATGAAGACCGACGAATATATAGAGTATTATATCTGA